Proteins from a genomic interval of Labrus mixtus chromosome 24, fLabMix1.1, whole genome shotgun sequence:
- the acadl gene encoding long-chain specific acyl-CoA dehydrogenase, mitochondrial, whose translation MIKTGILGLRNVFGRGQVLSAAAARLQHSQAQPEGQHVPPARPETSSAKSLMDIGTRRIFNEDHDLFRESVRRFYLEEVIPNHKEWEKAGQVSREVWEKAGEQGLLGVMIPEQHGGIGGDLFSAAVTWEEQMYSNCSGPGFSLHSEIVMPYIVNYGSKEQIDRFIPDMMAGKCIGAIAMTEPGAGSDLQGVRTNAKKDGNDWILNGNKVFITNGWMADLVIVVAVTNREAKTAAHGISLFLVEDGMKGFHKGRKLEKIGLKAQDTAELFFEDVRLPASALLGGLNKGFYYLMNELPQERLLIADMAIASAEFMFEETRNYVTQRKAFGKTIAHLQTVQHKLAELKTEICVGRSFIDNCLQLHAEKRLDPSTASMGKYWASDLQNKVATQCLQLHGGWGYMWEYPIAKAFVDSRIQPIYGGTNEIMKELIARSIVSQK comes from the exons atgataaaaacaggtATTTTAGGGCTGAGAAACGTGTTCGGGCGAGGACAGGTGCTGTCTGCGGCTGCTgcgag ACTACAGCACAGTCAGGCCCAGCCTGAAGGACAGCATGTCCCCCCAGCACGTCCAGAGACCTCCAGCGCCAAGTCCCTGATGGACATCGGGACCCGCCGGATCTTCAACGAGGACCACGATCTCTTCAGAGAAAGTGTCCGCCGCTTCTACCTAGAGGAGGTGATTCCAAATCACAAGGA GTGGGAGAAGGCGGGTCAGGTGAGCAGGGAGGTGTGGGAGAAAGCTGGAGAGCAAGGCCTGCTGGGAGTGATGATTCCAGAGCAGCACGGCGGCATCGGAGGAGACCTGTTCTCAGCCGCCGTCACCTGGGAGGAGCA AATGTATTCCAACTGCTCGGGCCCGGGCTTCTCTTTGCACTCAGAGATCGTCATGCCTTACATCGTCAACTACGGCAGCAAGGAGCAGATCGACCGCTTCATTCCGGACATGATGGCGGGGAAATGCATCGGCGCTATTGCAATGACGGAGCCAGGAGCAGGAAG TGATCTTCAAGGTGTGAGGACAAACGCCAAGAAGGACGGCAACGACTGGATCCTCAACGGCAACAAG GTGTTCATCACAAACGGCTGGATGGCCGACCTCGTCATCGTGGTGGCCGTGACCAACCGCGAGGCGAAGACGGCGGCGCATGGAATCAGTCTGTTCCTGGTGGAGGACGGCATGAAGGGCTTCCATAAAGGACGCAAGCTGGAGAAGATCGGTCTGAAGGCGCAG GACACGGCTGAACTGTTTTTCGAGGACGTGCGGCTTCCAGCTAGCGCTCTCTTGGGAGGACTCAACAAGGGTTTCTACTACCTGATGAATGAACTGCCTCAG GAGCGTCTGTTGATCGCTGACATGGCCATCGCGAGCGCTGAGTTCATGTTTGAGGAAACCAGGAACTACGTGACGCAGAGGAAGGCTTTCGGCAAGACCATCGCTCACCTCCAG ACTGTGCAGCACAAGCTGGCCGAGCTGAAAACGGAGATCTGCGTGGGCCGATCCTTCATCGATAACTGCCTCCAGCTCCACGCAGAGAAACGCCTGGACCCCTCCACGGCCTCCATGGGCAAATACTG GGCGTCTGACCTCCAGAACAAAGTGGCCACTCAGTGCCTGCAGCTCCATGGAGGGTGGGGCTACATGTGGGAATACCCCATCGCCAA ggCCTTTGTTGACTCCCGTATTCAGCCCATCTACGGAGGCACCAACGAGATCATGAAAGAGCTCATCGCGCGCAGCATCGTCAGCCAGAAGTGA
- the mylz3 gene encoding myosin, light polypeptide 3, skeletal muscle: MTEFTPDQIEDFKESFGLFDRVGDNQVAFSQVADIMRALGQNPTNKEVVKILGNPSADDMANKRINFDAFLPMLKEVDSAPKGTYDDYVEGLRVFDKEGNGTVMGAELRIVLSTLGEKMTEPEIESLMSGQEDENGSVHYEAFVKHILSV; the protein is encoded by the exons ATG ACTGAGTTCACACCGGACCAGATTGAGG ACTTCAAGGAGTCTTTCGGTCTCTTTGACAGAGTTGGTGACAACCAGGTGGCCTTCAGCCAGGTGGCTGACATCATGCGCGCTCTGGGCCAGAACCCCACCAACAAGGAGGTTGTGAAGATTCTGGGAAACCCATCCGCTGATG acATGGCCAACAAGAGGATCAACTTCGACGCTTTCCTGCCCATGCTCAAGGAGGTCGACTCAGCCCCCAAGGGTACCTACGACGACTACGTTGAGGGTCTGCGCGTCTTCGACAAGGAGGGCAACGGCACAGTCATGGGCGCTGAGCTGCGTATTGTGCTGTCCACCCTGG GAGAGAAGATGACCGAACCCGAGATTGAGTCCCTCATGTCCGGCCAGGAGGACGAGAACGGCAGTGTGCACTATGAGG cTTTCGTCAAGCACATCTTGTCTGTGTAA